catattgaGTGGGGGCCTAAAAGGGTCAGTTCTGCATCTGGTTCTGTTCCATAAATTCaacaataatttagataatggcacagagtacactgataaagttttcagatgataccaagctgggaggggttgcaagtgctttggaagataggattaaaattcaaaatgatctggacaaactggagaaatggtctgaagtaaataggatgaagttcaatatggacaaatgcaaagtactccacttaggaaggaacaatcagctccACACATACAAAAACTGCCTATGAAggagtactgctgaaagggatctgggcgtcatagtggatcataaCCTAAATATCAGTGAACAGTGgagcactgttgcaaaaaacgcaaacatcattctgggatgtattagcaaaagtgttgtaagcaagataggAGAAGTAagtcttccactctactccgtgctgattaggccatAGCtacagtattgtgtccagttctgggtgccacatttcaggaaagagttgaacaaactggagaaagtccagaggagaacaaaaatgattaaaggtctagaaaatgacctatgagggaagagtgaaaaaattTGTTTAggcttgagaagagaagactgagaggggacatgataacagttttcaagtacataaaaggttgttacaagaaggagggaggtaaattgttctccttaacctctgaagataggacaagaagcaataggcttaaattgcagcaagggaggtttaggttggacgttaggaaaaacttcctgtcagggtagttaagcactggaataaattgcctagggaggttgtggaatctccatcattggagaattttatgagcaggttagacaaacccctgtcagggatggtctagatcagtggttctcaaagcctgtccgccgcttgttcagggaaaacccctggcatgcaggaccggtttgtttacctgctgcgtccgcaggttcggctgatcgcggctcccactggctgcggtttgccgctccaggccaatgggggctgcgggaagggcggccaccatgtcccttggcccgcgccacttcccatagcccccattggcctggagcggcgaaccgcagccagtgggagctgcgattggccgaacctgctcacgtggcaggtaaacaatccagtccggcgcgccaggggctttccctgaataagcggcagaccagctttgagaaccgctgtctagataatacttaatcctgccatgaatgcaggggactggactagaggacctcttgaggtcccttcctgtcttacaattctgtgattctacGACAGCGGAGAAGAAAGAGGTTGGGAACTCAGGTGAGGGAGGCATGGCATCTCCCCAAccttcctgcagcctcagctctgccATTGTACCTCAACCTCTCTGCAACCCACAGGTCTGCCAATGCACTGCAACTACTCTGCCAGCGTGCCCCAACATCTATTCACCCCACAGATCTGCCAATGTGCCCCGACTCAGGCACAAATCCTGTACACATCAACCATTTCacctgtgagctctttggggcagggactgtctctgttaTTACAGTGATGCAGTGATGCCATCTTAATTAAGGTTGTGTCACAATTTCTGTTTAAAAGGTTAACCTTTCTAAGTTCTCTAAAATCAACATACTTAGACTGATTCCTTTGAAATTTGATGTGTTTCAGGAGAGTAGAGGATAGGGTTAATgacccaaatttggggtcatttacCCACATGACCTTTCTTCTCTTCCGCTGGAGCTGGCAGTAGCCAATGGGAATTATTTACATATGCTCTAGGTGCAGTTAGGATGTTAGGTGTACCTACACTATGTCGTGGAGGCAATAGTGGGACCTGCTTGGTAAAAGTGTGTTTGTGATATGAGTACATTTGTGGATTACTTTGAGGTGTGGGACAGAGGTGTGATTCTGAGATGAGGAGATCTCTGTTTTCTACTCTCTCATCTGTGAGCAAagagaagagctgcatgtgtACCTTCAGGATCCAGTCTGCATCATTTCAGTGCAGAACTGTGTATGTTACACAATTAGAATGGCACAGGGGTTTATTACAAAGGGTATGGACAGTAGCTAACTGGGATATGAGAGCTGTCTAAGCATTTGTTATCTGCACACACACCAATAACACGAGTGTGGTCAGTGTCAGGTGCAGCTGTATTGAATGTTGGAGGCAGCAGTTAGCTCCGCTTGGTTGAGGTATGTTGGTGAGATCTGTGAATCACTTTGGGGTGTGTGATAGAGTGTGGCTGTGATACGAGGAGATCTCGGTTTTCCATCCTCTCATGTGTGTGAGGAAAGCCATGAGATATGCGTGTGCCTTCGGGATGCATATGCATCATTTCTATGCAGATCTCTGCAGGGTTGTGCTGGTAGCAGGGCCTAGGGCTTCTATTATAAAGGACAGTGTCGGCAGTCACTGAGGTGGAATCGGAGAGGATTCTACTGCTTTAATGGTGGTTAAGTGAAAGTGTAGGTTAAGATAGTATCCTGGGAGCAAGCGTAAGGGAGTTGTAAAAGGCTTTGAAGTTGTTCTTAAAGTGTACGTGTGGTATACTTTCTGGGGAGTTGGCTAGGTGTGGGAGTGTATGCTGGGATCTGGAACCTCCTGAATTTTAAAGTGCCTATGGCCACTGTATCTACTCTGTGCATATTGAGGCACTGCTGAAAGAGGGTATTGGACAGGTGGCATGGGCCACTTTGTCCTTTAAGAGTGTTAGATGGAATCTTGTGGGTGAGAGTGAATGGGctgtaaaaggaggtgaagacCTTGTACCATTTTTCATTGCTGGGGTTGGTATGTGGGTTAACGGGGCATATTCGTGTATTGCTGaaagaggacagagttaaggttgcatgggcaatgTGAACTGTGCGTTTCCTGATTTATAGAAGTTTGGGTTTTGCTCAACTCAATGTTCTGCAAGGGGACAAACTGCCATCAAGCAACCCGAACTTTGCAATAACAGTTTTTGTCATTAATTTAATGGTTTGTCTAAGCCAGTGTTGGATTTCTTTCATAATGGAGGAAGCCATTATCAACCATAAATGAAATCCATCTTGAGACTAAATCTGAAAAGGTTTTTTCTGTTAATCTTAGCGTTCATCTTGTAACTCACAATTGAAAAAGGGTAGGACTAAGCAAGCAATGACTTGTCTCTTTCACAGGATGTACAAACAGCTAGATGAGCCCAGACTGGTATACAGATAAATGCACTTATCCTTGAGGTCAGCACTTGTCAGCATTTATTAGCTGTAGAATTATCAGAgttatctaagggtatgtctacactacaaaattacgtcgaatttatagaagtcagttttttagaaatcatttttatatagtcgattgtgtcctccccccacacaaaatgctctaagtgcattaattcagtggagtgcttccacagtaccaaggctagtgtcgacttctggagcgttgcactgtgggtggctatcccatagttcctgcagtctctgccgcccattggaattctggattgCAAtaccaatgcctaatggggcaaaaacattgttgcgggtggttctgggtacatgtcgtcaggccctccctccgtgaaagcaacggcagacaattgttttgtgccttttttcctgagttacctgtgcagatacCATATCACGGCGAGCATGGAGctcgctcagctcactgtcaccgtatgtcccctgggtgctggcagacgcggtactgcattgctacccagcagcagctcattgccttgtggacagtggcagcagacagtgcaacaGGCCTGATAACCACCGTCACCATGTCCGAGGTTCTCTTGGGCTCCtcagtaaggtcggtcaggagtgcctgggtagacatgggcgcagggactaaaatagagtgactcgaccaggtcattctctttagtcctgccggcagccgtattgcaccgtcttctggcgAGGAGCCAGGCAATGAGGATGGCTagtagtcctattgcaccatcttctgccaagcagccaggaTATGAgaatggctagcagtcctactgcaccatctgctgccagccaaagatgtaaaagatagatggagtggatcaaaacaagaaatagacaagatttgttttgtattcatttgctccccccttccttcctccctccgtgaaatcaacagccgacAATTGTTTCAGTAacgtctgtcaggggcaccttgaaaagtttaatggagactcagtcctgcctggaatactgTGGGGAGGGAATAGCTCactgggttgagcattggcctgctaaacccaggattttgagttcaatccttgagggggccattctgtgttaCAGTTGTTTTTgcttctccttgatgtaaagccaccccctttgttgattttaattccctgtaagccaaccctgtaagccatgtcgtcagtcacccctccctccatcagagcaacggcagacaattttTCCGTGctttttttccgtgcagacgccataccacggcaagcatggagcccgctcagatcactttggcaattaggagcacattaaacaccccGCGCATTATCCAGCGGTATACGCaccaccagaacctgccaaagcgacACTGGgaaagtaggcgacgtcagcgtggtgacgagagtgatgaggacatggacacagacttctctcaaagtacgggccctagcaacgtgggcatcatggtgctaatggggcagtttcatgctgtggaacaccgattctgggtctgggaaacaagcacagactagtgggaccgcatagtgttgcaggtctgggatgattcccagtggctgcaaaatttTCGtttaagggcactttcatggaactttgtgacttgttttcccctgccctgaagtgccagaataccaagatgagagcagccctcacagttcacaagcgagtggcaatagccctgtggaagcttgcaacgccagacagctacccgtcagtcgggaatcaatttggagtgggcaagtctactgtgggggctgctgtgatgcaagtagccaacgcaatcaaagatctcctgatatcaagggtagtgaccctgggaaatctGCAGGTCATAGtgcatggctttgctgcaatgggattccctaactgtagtggggccatagacggaacccatatccctatcttggtaccggagcaccaagccggcaagtacataaaccgcaaggggtacttttcaatagtgctgcaagcactggtggctcacaagggatgtttcaccaacatcagcatgGGATGGTTGGGAacggtacatgatgctcgcatcttcaggaactctggtctgtttcaaaagctgcaggaagggactctcttcccagaccagaaaataaccattggggatgttgaaatgcctatagttatccttggggacccagcctaccccttaatgtcatgGCTCATGGAGCcagacacaggcagcctggacagtagtcaggagctgttcaactacaggctgagcaagtgcagaatggtggtagaatgtgcatttggacgtttaaaagcacactgacgcagtttactgactctcttagacctcagcaaaaccaatattcccatttttattactgcttgctgtgcgctccacaatatctgtgagagtaagggggagatgtttatggtggggtgggaggttgaggcaaatcgcctggccactgtttacgcgcagccagacaccagggtggttagaagagcacaggagggcgcagtgcgcatcagagaacctttgaaaaccagtttcatgactggccaggctacagtgtgaaagttctgtttgtttctccttgatgaacccccccacccttgcccttggctcactctacttccctgtaagccaaccacccccCCGCCCTTCGATCAGCGCTTgcaaaggcaataaagtcattgttgcttcacattcatgcattctttattaattcatcacacaaatagggggataactgccaaggtagcccaggagggatggtggaggagggaaggacaaggccacacagcactttaaaacttattgaatgccagccttctgttgcttggacaatcctctggggtggagtggctggaggcccccccaccgcgttcttgggcatctgggtgaggaggctatggaagtTGGGGAGGAAGGCAGTTGGTttcacaggggctgtagcggtggtctgtgctccttctgccttttctgcagctcaaccatatgctggagcatattagtttgaacctccagcagcctcagcattgaatcctgcctcctctcatcacgctgccgccacctttcagcttcagccctctcttcagcccgccacttactctcttcagcccgccacctctcctcctggtcattttgtgctttcctgcactctgacattgtctgcctccatgcattcgtctgtgctcggtcagtgtgggaggacagcatgaggttaGAGAatatttcatcgtgagtgcgttttttttgccttctaatcttcgctagcctctgggaaggagaagatcctgtgatccttgaaacacatgcagctggtggagaaaataaaagggacagtggtatttaaaaagacacattttatagaacaatgggtacagtctttcatggtaaaccttgctgttaacattacatacatagcacatgtgcttttgttacaaggtcgcattttgcctccccccaccatgtggctaacccctcccccctccccgtggctaatagcggggaacatttctgttcagccacaggcaaacagcccagcgggAACAGGCACCTTTGAAcatccccttaagaaaagcaccctatttcaaccaggtgaccatgaatgatatcactctcctgaggataacacagagagataaagaacggatcttgtctgaacgccagcaaacatacactgcaatgctttgttctgcaatgattcccagctacgtgctactggcctggcgtggtaaagtgtcctaccatggtggatggaataaggctgccctccccagaaaccttctgtaaaggctttgggagtacatccaggagagctttatggagatgtccctggaggatttctgctccatccccagacacgttaacagacttttccaatgcctgtactggccgcaaatgccggggcaaattaatcattaaacacgcttgcttttaaaccatgtatagtattttaaaaaggtacactcaccagaggtcccttctccacctggcgggtccgggaggcagccttgggtgggttcggggggtactggctccaggcccagggtgagaaacagttcctggctgttgggaaaaccagtctctccgcttgcttgctgtgagctatctacaacctcatcatcatcatcttcctcgttccccaaacctgcttccgtgttgcctccctctccactgaaggagtcaaagcacagggatggggtagtggtggctgaaccccctaaaatggcatgcagctcatcatagaagtggcaattttggggctctgacccagagcggccgtttgcctctctgtttttctggtaggcttgcctcagttccttaagtttcacatggcactgcttcgggtccctgttatggcctctgtccttcatgccctgggagattttgacaaaagttttggcatttcaaaaactggaacggagttctgatagcacggattcctctccccatacagtgatcagatcccgtacctcccgttcggtccatgccggagctcttttgcgattctgggactccatcatggtcacctctgctgatgagctctgcattcacctgcagcttgccacgctggcccaacaggaaatgagattcaaaagttcacgggccttttcctgtctacctggccagtgcatctgagttgagagtgctgtccagagtggtcacaatggagcactctgggatagctcccggaggccaaaaccgtctaattgcatccacactacccccaaattcgacccagcaaggccgatttcatcactaatccccttgtcgggggtggagtaaagaaatagattttaagagccctttaagtcgaaaaaaagtgCTTCGTAGTGTGGACGGGTgcgggttaaatcgatttaacaccgctaaattcgacctcaactcctagtgtagaccagagctaagTAATATTGGAGAGAGCAAAGAAAGCACAACTGCTTTAAAATGCTCATTTGCAGTTTCACTGCCTCAGCCATGTGTATTGAGGTATGCATGACCtcatctttgagacaagcatatgcttgGGACAAGATAACCCCGAGtgaaagaaaagttatttttgaGAACGAAAAATATTTACCCCATCCCTATACTCAGGGATAACAAGTGCTTAGATATTACTGTGATGGGGTCATATAAAAACCTATACAAGTACATAAGATCTAACAAAAGTGTTGCAAAACAAGTGTTTCTATGTCTAATGTTCTTATAAATCACTCACATACCACAAAaggtatgtgtgggggtgggggggggggtggaatcctACGATACTAACACTTTGACTGTTGAGCTCTAAAACAATTTCCCCTTGGTTGTAAAACTGACTGGTTATTAGTATGTGTTCAGATGCCTAACAAAGCTTTCCACAtataaggcttttaaaaaaatcattgtgttTTTGTATTCTGCTGCATTCATTTATACTGTTCCAGATGCATTGAACATGAGAACAAAACACTGAAGAAGGAAAACTGTGTTGATCCACTTATACACAGAAGCTATGGTGATGAGCACGAGAGAAATACCCTGAACTACAATAAAATGAACAGTGGGACATATCCCAGAAAGTGCTGTGCAACTGCCACTATTCGTGTTTGTGTTCCAGTAGTGCCCACCAAGcgcactttctctctctctttccccctcactcactctctctaagagccagtccctgctggaagaatttacagtctaaatagtcaGAACAGCCACAGGGAGAAAGGAATATTAAGAATTTGGCTCTTTGGGCAGTTTTAGAAAATATATTCAGATGCCAGGGACTTGAACTTCTGCTTTGGCTTCATAAAAATGGCTAAGGACCACCAATCTTGGTCAACAAAAATGAGGGTAGAGAGGTAGTGCGTGTGTAGAAGCCTCAGGTCCCAAGCAGGCAGGTTGATATGTAAGACACCAATGTAATCAGTAAATCAGGTCAAaaatggtaactttttttttttttttttttttttacagaaaattaaaaaaaaatttttttttcttgcttcaaGGTTTGGGTTACAAACACCAaaagcctgcacctccagcagcATAGAAAGCTATGCTAGGGTGAGAAATGACTTGGAGGTATGGCAGTGCCACCTACTGACTGGTGAACACCACTTCTTGCAGCACATGGGATTTTTCTTTGAATGACTCCCACCTACATGCCAACTAGGTCTGACCCTACTTAGCTTGTGACAGCAGTCAGAGATGGTCCCTCTGCAGGCAGCCTCTCTTGGCCCAGTTaccctttttctcctttcttagGCTTTGGTTTTATCGAAGGTTCTTttatgtgttttttgttttgctttgcctTGGTTGCTAAGGAGGAATGGTACATTTTTAGTGTGGTAGGCAAGCATTTAGTCACGTGTCTGCTGAGGGATGCATTATCCTTAGAGATTAATTTGGAAATAAAGTATTACTTTTACAGAGATGGGTGGATTTGTGTCTTATTTTCTGTTCTCCAGTCCAGGAACATTAAAAGTACCTCAACATTTTTGCATTCTCTAAGGGAGCTATGTTATTCCACCCTACATTCTTCAACTTCAGAGACAGCAAGGGTAAGAAC
The sequence above is a segment of the Natator depressus isolate rNatDep1 chromosome 5, rNatDep2.hap1, whole genome shotgun sequence genome. Coding sequences within it:
- the LOC141987297 gene encoding uncharacterized protein LOC141987297 — its product is MKDRGHNRDPKQCHVKLKELRQAYQKNREANGRSGSEPQNCHFYDELHAILGGSATTTPSLCFDSFSGEGGNTEAGLGNEEDDDDEVVDSSQQASGETGFPNSQELFLTLGLEPVPPEPTQGCLPDPPGGEGTSAACVSRITGSSPSQRLAKIRRQKKRTHDEIFSNLMLSSHTDRAQTNAWRQTMSECRKAQNDQEERWRAEESKWRAEERAEAERWRQRDERRQDSMLRLLEVQTNMLQHMVELQKRQKEHRPPLQPL